CGCTTTCCCCCGCCTTCCTTCACGTAGATCACCCGCGTCAGCAGCACCCCCGCCTCGCCCACGATGTAGCGCCCGGGCTCGACGACCAGCCGCAGTCCCGTTTCGGCCACGAGCGGGACGACGGCGTCGGCGAAGGCCTGCGCGGTGGCCGCGGGCTCGCCCTGGTAGGAGATCCCCAGCCCGCCGCCCAGGTCCAGGAACTCCAGGGGGATGTCTTCCTGCTTCAGCTTGTGCACCAGCTCCAGGATGGCGTCCAGCGCCAGCCCGAACGGCGCCACGTCCAGGATCTGCGAGCCGATGTGCACGTCGATGCCCAGCACGCGGATCCCCTGCAGCCGCGCGGCGATGGAGTACAGGTCGCGCGCCCGCGCCGCGGCGATGCCGAACTTGGTGGCGGCGTGGCCGGTGCGGGTGTAGTGGTGCGGGGTGGGGCTGTCGATGTCGGGGTTGATGCGGATGGCCACCGGCGCCTTCTTCCCCATCGCGCAGGCCAGATCCGAAAGCGCGCAGAGCTCGCCCTCGCTCTCCACGTTGAAGGCGTAGATCTCCTCGTTCAGCCCCAGCGCCAGCTCGTTGATGGTCTTTCCCACGCCGCTGAACACGATGCGCTCGCCGGGGATCCCCGCCATCCGCGCGCGCCGCAGCTCGCCGCCCGAGACCACGTCGGCGCCGGCGCCCATCTCGGCCAGCGTGCGCAGCAGCGCCAGGTTGGGGTTGGCCTTCACGCTGTACGCGATCAGGTGCGGCACCGGCGACAGCGCCTCGTCCAGCTCGTGGTAGCGCCGGCGGACGGCGCCGCGGCTGTACACGTACAGCGGCGTGCCCCAGCGCGCCACCAGCTCGGGAAGCGGCACGTCCTCGCAGTGCAGCACGTCGTTCTGGCGCTGGAACGGTGCGGCGGCGTCCAAGGTCGCCGCGGCGGAGATGTCGGGGATGCGCGTGGCCACGTTCTGCCCGGGTCTGGCGGATCTCGGTTGCGAGGGGTCGGAAGATAGGGAGCCCGCGCGAATCGTACCAGACGAGTGCGGGAGTGCGGGAGTGCGGGAGTGCGGGAGTGCGGGAGTGCGGGAGTGCGGGAGTGCGAGAGTGGCGCCGCGGTGGGACGGGCGAATGAATTCGCGGCGCCGCGGCTTCAGCCGCCGGGGGCAGTGAGAGCCGGGCCGAAGCGGGAGTGTCGATCAGCGGCTCCCGCTTTTCTCCGTGCCCTCCGTGCCCTCCGTGCCCTCCGTGCCCTCCGTGAGATGCCGATCTTCTACCTCACCTCCGCCCGCGCGAACGCCTCCAGCATCGCGGCTTCGGATGGGGGATGAAGGACGTTGTTTGCCGCGAAATCCTCGGCCTGCGGGTAGGCGGTCGCGCGGATGCGCCCGGCGGTGGCGCGGAGGTCGTATTCCGTGCGACGGAGCTGGACGTCGGGCCCAAGCAGGAGCCAGTACGCGCCCGGATCGCCGAACGGCATTCCCACGCTGCCAGCGTTCACCACGCGCGTGCGGCCGATCGTCCGGTCGAACTGCATGTGCGTGTGGCCGCAGATCACCAGCGGCATGCCGAGCGGCTCGAAGAGCGGGAGGAGGCGGTCTTCGGGAGTAAGGCGGGTGAAGATGCCGGTGTCGTCGCGCGGCGTGGCGTGGCAGAAGAAGACGTCGCCGAGCGGGGCGATGGGGATGCTGAGCGTCTCCGGCCACGCGGCAATCGTCCGCGCGTGATGCGGATCGAGCTGCGCGGCGGTCCATCGCACGACTTCGCGGACGGATGCGGGGAGGGTGGGATCGATCCCCGTCATCTCTTCCAGCACCGCGCGGTCGCCGTTGCCGCGGATGAAGTCGACGGGGAGATCGAGATCCATCAGCATCTCCATCGCCTCGCGCGGCATCGGGCCGGGAAGGACGTCGCCGCCCACGACGATGCGGTCCACGCCCTCGCGGCGAATCTCCCCGAGCACCGCCTCCAGCGCCGGGAGGTTGCCGTGGATGTCGTACAGCGCGGCGATCGGCATCTTCTCGCATCCTCGGCATCGGGGCTCGGGAGCCGCCCCGGGCGAATGAATTCGCGGCAACAACTGCACAAAGTCCGCCTTCGCGGACTCGCGCCTCATCATCCCTGCGATGGTCCCGGCTTCAGTGCTGGTCGAGGGCTGGCGGGGGGTGGAAGCCGCCGGTGAGGTGCTCGATGACCCTGGCGACGGCGAGGACGCCGGCGTCGTCCCAGCGGCGGCCTACGACCTGGATGCCGATGGGGAGGCCCTCGTCGGAGCGGCCGGCGGGGAGGACCACGGCGGGCGCGCCGAGCATCGCCACCATCGACGCCCACGCGCCCAGGGCGAGCGAGTACGACGTCTTCCGCCCGTCCACCTCCACGGCGGCGCCGGTGCGGCGGTGGGTGATGGCGGAGACGGCGGCCACCGGGCACAGCCACGCATCCCACCCGCCCATGAACGCCTCGAAGGCACCGCAGTGGCGGTCGCGCCGGTCCAGCGCGAAGAAGTAGCGCTTCGCGTTGAAGGCGAATCCCTTTCGCAGCCCCTGCGAAAACGGCCCCCGCCCGAACTGCACCGCCGCCCCGAAGCGCATCGGCACAGAGGCGTATGCGGGGAGCGCCACGCCCGTCTCGAAGCCGTTGATCTCGCCCCACGTCCGCAGCGCGTCGTCGCCGTCGATGGCCTCGGGCGCGCGCCGCTCCACCGCCGCTCCCGCCGCCTCCAGCTTCGCCGCCACGCCGCGCAGCGCCGCCGAGGTCGCCGCGGACACGGGATAGCCGCCGAACGCGTCCGTCCACGCGATGCGGAGCGTGGCCGCATCGCGCGGCGGCGCGGGCCGGAACGGCACCGGCGGCGCGTCGGGGAAGGCGGGGTCGGGGGCCACGAGAAGACGCATCGCCATCTCCAGGTCGTCGACCGAGCGGGCGATGGGGCCGTAGGTGCAGATGTGGCGCAGCGAGTAGGGGATGCCGGGAAAGCGGCCGTGCCCGCGCCCGGAGACGCGCGTCTCGGTGGGCTTCATCCCCATCACCCCGCAGAAGTGCGTGGGCACGCGGATGGAGCCCGCCGCGTCGCTCCCCAGCTCCAGCGCGCTGAACCCCGCGGCGATGGCCGCGCAGCTCCCGCCGCTGCTGCCGCCGGGCGTGCGGCGCGCGTCCCACGGGTTGTTGGTGCGGCCGTGCAGCGGGTTCCAGCACTGCCAATCGTACGAGCCCAGCGGCGCGTTGGTGATGCCGAGCACCACCGCTCCCGCGCCGCGGATGCGCTCCACGGCGAAGGCGTCGGCGCGCGGCACGTTGCGGCGCATGGGCGGCCACCCGAAGGTGATGCGCATCCCCGCTACGTCGTACACGTCCTTCACGGTCACGGGCACGCCGTGCAGCGGGCCCCAGTCCTCGCCGCGCGCGAGCGCCGCGTCGGCCGCTTGCGCGCGCACCAGCGCCTCGGCGTCGTGCAGGTCCACCACCGCGTTCAGCCGCGGGTTCAGCGCGCGGATGCGCTCCACGCACGCGCGCACCGCCTCCACGGAGGTCAGCGAGCCCTCGCGGATGCGCGCCGCGGTCTCGCCGGCGGTCAGGTAGTGGATGGGGGTGGAGCCGGCGGTCGTCGTCATACCGGGAGATCGGGAGGTCCGCCTTCGTCTGCCCGCATCTTTGCGAACCCCGGGCCTCCACGCAAATCACCCCGCCCCGCGCACGGCCGGGGAGGGGTGATGGGGATCGCGAGCCCGGCCGGACGGTGGCTCAGTGTCCGGCTCCCCGCGCCCAGGGCGAGCCCAGGATCATGGCGCAGAAGTCCTTGCGCCGAAAATCCGGATCCACGCACGCGAGGATGTCGTCGTTGAAGGTGCCGTAGGTGCTGTCGGGCCGATGCTTCAGTCCATCGTAGAAGGCTTCGATCATCGCATGTCCGAAGCCGGCGCCATGCGAATAGGCCGTGGTCACCGCGGCTCGCTGCTCGTCCGTGAACTGCTCGTAGCCGCGGCCCACCACGTCCATCCCGGCTCCCGCCTGCAGCAGGGCGATCTCCGGATGCATGAACTCCGGAATGCCCGGCGTGGTGTGGAGCGCGACGGCGGCCCAGACCTTCTCGACGTCGCTTTCGGGGATGCGGTGGCCGCGCAGGAAGTCGCGCGCGGCATTCGCCCCGTCGACCTCGAACCGGAGCTGGCTTGCGCGGTAGCGTTCGGTCAGCCCGATGTCGTGGAACATGGCCGCGGTGTAGAGCAGCTCCGGATCGAAGCCCAGCCCCTTCCGCTCGCCGGCCAG
This genomic interval from Longimicrobium sp. contains the following:
- the lysA gene encoding diaminopimelate decarboxylase; amino-acid sequence: MATRIPDISAAATLDAAAPFQRQNDVLHCEDVPLPELVARWGTPLYVYSRGAVRRRYHELDEALSPVPHLIAYSVKANPNLALLRTLAEMGAGADVVSGGELRRARMAGIPGERIVFSGVGKTINELALGLNEEIYAFNVESEGELCALSDLACAMGKKAPVAIRINPDIDSPTPHHYTRTGHAATKFGIAAARARDLYSIAARLQGIRVLGIDVHIGSQILDVAPFGLALDAILELVHKLKQEDIPLEFLDLGGGLGISYQGEPAATAQAFADAVVPLVAETGLRLVVEPGRYIVGEAGVLLTRVIYVKEGGGKRFVITDAGMNDLIRPSHYSGWHAVEPVESHDRPLGTVDIVGPICETGDFLALDREIEIPKPGELLAIHTVGAYGFSMSSQYNQRPRPAEVLVDGETATLVRRRETFEDLVAAEVGL
- a CDS encoding HD domain-containing protein, with the protein product MAATRISGVAIPDSQLACEVTQLVRDTESELLFHHSTRVYFWAALAGERKGLGFDPELLYTAAMFHDIGLTERYRASQLRFEVDGANAARDFLRGHRIPESDVEKVWAAVALHTTPGIPEFMHPEIALLQAGAGMDVVGRGYEQFTDEQRAAVTTAYSHGAGFGHAMIEAFYDGLKHRPDSTYGTFNDDILACVDPDFRRKDFCAMILGSPWARGAGH
- a CDS encoding metallophosphoesterase family protein, producing MPIAALYDIHGNLPALEAVLGEIRREGVDRIVVGGDVLPGPMPREAMEMLMDLDLPVDFIRGNGDRAVLEEMTGIDPTLPASVREVVRWTAAQLDPHHARTIAAWPETLSIPIAPLGDVFFCHATPRDDTGIFTRLTPEDRLLPLFEPLGMPLVICGHTHMQFDRTIGRTRVVNAGSVGMPFGDPGAYWLLLGPDVQLRRTEYDLRATAGRIRATAYPQAEDFAANNVLHPPSEAAMLEAFARAEVR
- a CDS encoding amidase, which codes for MTTTAGSTPIHYLTAGETAARIREGSLTSVEAVRACVERIRALNPRLNAVVDLHDAEALVRAQAADAALARGEDWGPLHGVPVTVKDVYDVAGMRITFGWPPMRRNVPRADAFAVERIRGAGAVVLGITNAPLGSYDWQCWNPLHGRTNNPWDARRTPGGSSGGSCAAIAAGFSALELGSDAAGSIRVPTHFCGVMGMKPTETRVSGRGHGRFPGIPYSLRHICTYGPIARSVDDLEMAMRLLVAPDPAFPDAPPVPFRPAPPRDAATLRIAWTDAFGGYPVSAATSAALRGVAAKLEAAGAAVERRAPEAIDGDDALRTWGEINGFETGVALPAYASVPMRFGAAVQFGRGPFSQGLRKGFAFNAKRYFFALDRRDRHCGAFEAFMGGWDAWLCPVAAVSAITHRRTGAAVEVDGRKTSYSLALGAWASMVAMLGAPAVVLPAGRSDEGLPIGIQVVGRRWDDAGVLAVARVIEHLTGGFHPPPALDQH